DNA from Desulfatiglans sp.:
GTCACAGATCAGTTTTATCTTTAACAAGAAGTGGCAGTACACAGCAGGATTTAGTTTTGATAACCCTGATACTGATGACCTCAATAATGGCGCAAGGGACAAAAACAGCTTTTATTTTGTGAATGCCATGTTCAAGGTACTCCCCATGCTAACCATAGGCATTGAGTATGATTACTATAAAACAGAGTATAAAGGCATGGCAGATGGCACTGTAAACAGGTTACAGACCTCTGCAATATTCACCTGGTAAGGAAGATTAATATGGAGACTGTGATCTATTATTTCACCGGGAGCGGCAACTCGCTAAAAATAGCAAAGGAGCTTGCCCTTAGGCTTACTAATACAAAAATTATCAGGATCACAAAGCGGCTTATTGATTCCGAAAAGATCACAGTTTCCGCCACCACAGGGATTATATTTCCTGTTTATGTAAGCGGTCTTCCAATAATAATAGAAGAGTTTGTGAACAGGTTTAATATACCTGATAATACATACCTGTTTGCTATCGCCAATTTTGGTGAATCAGCAGGCATATCCTTAATACAGCTTGATGACCTTCTCAAGAAAAAAGGCAAAGGGCTCTCTGCCGCCTTTGAGATACTCATGCCGGACAATACCCAGATACTTTTTCCTCCGGGTACAAAAGCAGAGCAGGATGCCTGCCTGAATGCACAGGCGGAGATGATACCTGATGCAGCTTCAATAATAGCTGATAGCCGTATACATAGAGACCTGATTGATGATGCAAGGAGATCCGGGAAATCAGGGCCCCATATCTTTAAACCTGCCGAGATGGCAAAAGAATTTTACACAGATAATAAATGCAACTCATGCGGCATATGCATGAAGGTCTGCCCAATGGAAAATATCAGCCTGACCGATAATAAACCCTTATGGGGTGGCCATTGTGAGATGTGCCTTGCCTGCATGCAGTGGTGCCCGAATCAGGCCATCCAGTTCGGTCAAAAGAGCAGCAAATGGGGCAGATACACAAACCCATTTATTGATTTAAAAGAGATGTTTATTAATGGGTAAAAGGCTCTATTTTTATGAATATTGACATACAGCAGAGTTAAAATTATACTTCTTACCGCTTCAACCGATTTTTAGAAAAATAATTAAATGCACATTGTTAAAAACTTGATTCAAGGATAAGATTGTGATTCCCGTTGAGACAAGAGAAAAACAGAGAATCAATCCCGGACAATCGGTTAAGCCTTTGATTGGAGGTAAAAGGGCAGTTATTACCCCACTGCCTGAAGACCCAATCAAGGCATTAAGGGGTTCGCTTAAGGGAAAGCCATCACTTACAAAAGTACTTCTTGAAGAGCGTAAGCAGGAGCGAGAATGTGAAGAAAAAGTATATTCTGGATTCTTATGCGATACAGGCCTGGATTCAAGAGGAAAAAGGCGCAAAGTTCATATAAATAGACTAACTGACATGATAGTTAAGTAATAAAACTGGAGCATTTGTTTATCACCAATATTTTTTTAAAATAAGGAGGAACAGGGTATGGATGAGAACATGGAAAAAAACGTAAAAAACATTCTGAATACTGCAATGAAGGTCATTACAAATCCGGTGGGGTTTTATCGTGAAATGCCTAAAACAGGGGGATTTGTCGAACCCCTGATTTTTGCTGTAGTCCTTGGGCTGGTTTCAGGTGTGATCACCGCCATCCTTTCAATCTTCAGCCTTGGAAGTGCATCATCATTCTGGATGGGGCTTGCATACATCATTCTTTATCCCATTATGGTTGCGATTTGCAGTTTTATTGGGGCAGCTATACTCTTCCTTATATGGAAAATCATGGGTTCACTGGAGCCCTATGAAACTACCTACAGATGTGTGGCATACGCAACGGCAATTACTCCTCTAACAGTAATACTCGGAATTATTCCTTATCTGGGGTCAATATTAGGCCTTGCCTGGGGGCTTTACCTCCTACTGGTAGCAAGTACAGAGGTACATAAAATCGCACAGAAAACAGCATTAATGGTTTTTGGCATTATCTTTATCCTGCTTGCCATATTTACTACTTGCGGTCAATTTACCGCGCGAAGAGTGCAGAAAAGTCTGGGACAATATGAGAACATGACACCTGAAGAGGCGGGAAAGGCATTTGGTGAATTCATGAAGGGCGTAAAGGAAGAGGCAGAAAAGGATTAAGGTATAAGCGATATTAACGCAGGGCGTATAACTATCAAACATATAACGCCCTGCGGATCGATTTATCCATTGACCCTTGCATCTATAAAAACAATTGGTTTACCCACCCGTTTAATGACCAGAGGGCAATGGGGCGTGCCCTTTGGTATAAAGAAATAACAGGAGTAGTTGATCTTTCTCACCTTGTCACCCAGCAGCATCTCACAGTCCGCATCAAACTCAAGGAAGTTTTTCCCGTCTCCGCCAATCAGGAATATCCACTGGTCATGATCATCATGTGAATGGGTGCTGCCGCCCAGGGAATCAGGCTGGGTAATATATGCAAAACCAATGGCAAGCTTTGATTCAGGGATATCCCCTGAACCCCAGGCCGTAATCATTGGAGAGGTGATTGTATCATGTATTGACTTCCAGGGTTTGAATTCCACCACATTGGGTTCCCTTAATTTATTACCCAGTTTGCTCATATCCATCTTTTTGTAGTAATCCGGCTGCTGGGCCAGGGCCGGTGAGGATGCAGCCAGTGTAGAGAGCAGACTGGCAAAGGCTATTCCTGCTGCCCCGGTTGATACATTCTGAATAAAATCCCGTCTGTTAATTTCTTTAATCTCGGCCATAATTTTCTCCTTTTTGTTAATTTGTTTAATTGCATGACGACACCCAAATTTAAATTGACATTCATTAAATGTGAAAATACAAATAGGTAGAAATAACTCTTATTTAAATGCATTTTAAAGATAAATCAACTTATAACATTAACCTTTCTGAGGTGCACAATGCTTGAACTAAAAAACCTGACCTTTACCGCTCAAAACACGGATGCAAACGGTAGATCCAGCCTTAGAACCATTATTGATAATGTCAGTTATACCTTTGAAAAGGGAAAATTCTACGCAATAACAGGCCCTAACGGCAGCGGCAAAACTACGCTTGCAAAGCTTATAATGGGGATAAATGAGGCTACATCAGGCTCAGTTATCTTTGAGGGAAAAGAGATAACAGGTTATTCAATCACTGACCGGGCACGCGCCGGGATAGCATACAGCTTTCAGAATCCTGCCAGGTTCAAGGGTACAACTTGCAGGGATCTTCTGGCAATGGCGGCCAAAACAGAGGATGAAAAGGTGATAGTTGATATCATTACAAGGGTCGGGATATGCTCCCTTGATTTTCTGGATAAACCTGTGGACGCAAGGCTTTCGGGAGGAGAGATAAAAAAGATAGAACTGGCAACAACCATAGCGCTTAACCCCAGGGTCGCGATCTATGATGAGCCTGACACAGGCATTGACCTCTGGACAATAGACCCTATGGTTAAACTGTTAAAAAAGGAACAGAAGAATCACAATACAACAACAATAGTAGTAAGCCATAACAGGGCATTCCTTGAGGCAGCTGATGTCCTGCTGCTGATAAAGGACGGCAAAATTATTTACAGGGGCAATCTTAAAGGGGCGCTGCCTCTACTGAACGATTTCAGCCTGTGCAGCTTTACAAATGTCTGCGAAGGAGAAGTAAATGCTCGATGCTATAGATAAAGAACTGTTAAAAAAGGTAGCGGAACTTGAAGGCATACCAAAAGGCGCATACAACATCCGCAAAAACGGCAAGCTCCTGAATAGAGAGGTGTCAGCCAATATCAATATTGAGACAAATCCACAGGGTAATGGGATTATAATAACAATCAAGCCCGGCACAAAAAATGAGTCTGTCCATATACCTGTTATCGTAAGCCAGGCAGGCCTGAATGATGTAGTGTATAACAACTTTATTGTAGGTGAAGATTCAGATGTGACCATAGTTGCCGGATGCGGCATACACTGCGGCTCTTCTGAAAAACAGGGGCATGAAGGCATACACGAGTTCCGGGTAGGTAAAAATGCAAAGATGAAATATGTTGAAAAGCATGTTGCCATTGGAAGCGGAAAGGGAAAGCGCAGTCTTAACCCCACTACAAAGGTCTTTCTGGAACAGGATGCATACGCTGAGATGGAACTCTCCCAGATCGGCGGTGTTGATTCTGCAAACAGATTGAATGAAGCAGAACTGGGGCCTGGCAGCTCAATGCTGATAACTGAAAGGGTTATGACTGATGGTAACCAGATAG
Protein-coding regions in this window:
- a CDS encoding 4Fe-4S binding protein, with the translated sequence METVIYYFTGSGNSLKIAKELALRLTNTKIIRITKRLIDSEKITVSATTGIIFPVYVSGLPIIIEEFVNRFNIPDNTYLFAIANFGESAGISLIQLDDLLKKKGKGLSAAFEILMPDNTQILFPPGTKAEQDACLNAQAEMIPDAASIIADSRIHRDLIDDARRSGKSGPHIFKPAEMAKEFYTDNKCNSCGICMKVCPMENISLTDNKPLWGGHCEMCLACMQWCPNQAIQFGQKSSKWGRYTNPFIDLKEMFING
- a CDS encoding twin-arginine translocation signal domain-containing protein; the protein is MAEIKEINRRDFIQNVSTGAAGIAFASLLSTLAASSPALAQQPDYYKKMDMSKLGNKLREPNVVEFKPWKSIHDTITSPMITAWGSGDIPESKLAIGFAYITQPDSLGGSTHSHDDHDQWIFLIGGDGKNFLEFDADCEMLLGDKVRKINYSCYFFIPKGTPHCPLVIKRVGKPIVFIDARVNG
- a CDS encoding ATP-binding cassette domain-containing protein, yielding MLELKNLTFTAQNTDANGRSSLRTIIDNVSYTFEKGKFYAITGPNGSGKTTLAKLIMGINEATSGSVIFEGKEITGYSITDRARAGIAYSFQNPARFKGTTCRDLLAMAAKTEDEKVIVDIITRVGICSLDFLDKPVDARLSGGEIKKIELATTIALNPRVAIYDEPDTGIDLWTIDPMVKLLKKEQKNHNTTTIVVSHNRAFLEAADVLLLIKDGKIIYRGNLKGALPLLNDFSLCSFTNVCEGEVNARCYR
- a CDS encoding SufD family Fe-S cluster assembly protein, coding for MLDAIDKELLKKVAELEGIPKGAYNIRKNGKLLNREVSANINIETNPQGNGIIITIKPGTKNESVHIPVIVSQAGLNDVVYNNFIVGEDSDVTIVAGCGIHCGSSEKQGHEGIHEFRVGKNAKMKYVEKHVAIGSGKGKRSLNPTTKVFLEQDAYAEMELSQIGGVDSANRLNEAELGPGSSMLITERVMTDGNQI